One genomic region from Phorcysia thermohydrogeniphila encodes:
- a CDS encoding ABC transporter ATP-binding protein: protein MKEAIVVEDLKKSFGTNVVHDGVSFTVYDGEIFVVIGPSGTGKSVLLKQIAGLLKPDSGKIYVYGMDVLNLSGEEFIRFRETLTYVFQNGALFDSLPVWYNVAFYLVEKKGIKEKEAREKAKYYLSLLGLSGTEDLYPSELSGGMRKRVAVARALCMNPRCILFDEPTSGLDPVMTAVLDRLILKLKKEFGKTCVVVSHDMTSAFRIADRIAILWGGKVVEIGTPEEIKKSENPVVKQFINGEPDGPITAMMEL from the coding sequence ATGAAAGAGGCAATAGTTGTTGAAGATCTCAAAAAATCTTTCGGGACAAATGTTGTCCACGATGGGGTTTCTTTTACTGTTTACGACGGTGAGATCTTTGTCGTAATAGGGCCTTCGGGAACGGGTAAGAGTGTTCTCCTAAAGCAGATTGCGGGACTACTCAAGCCAGATTCTGGGAAAATCTACGTTTACGGAATGGATGTCCTGAATTTAAGTGGCGAGGAGTTTATAAGATTTCGGGAAACCTTAACTTACGTGTTCCAGAATGGAGCTCTCTTTGATTCCCTTCCCGTCTGGTACAACGTTGCCTTCTACCTTGTAGAGAAGAAGGGGATTAAAGAGAAGGAAGCTAGGGAGAAGGCTAAGTATTACCTATCTCTCCTTGGCCTTTCCGGAACGGAAGATTTGTACCCTTCAGAGCTCTCAGGCGGTATGAGAAAGAGGGTTGCCGTTGCGAGGGCTCTCTGTATGAACCCAAGGTGTATCCTCTTTGACGAGCCAACTTCCGGCCTTGACCCGGTTATGACGGCCGTTCTTGACAGGCTCATACTGAAACTGAAGAAGGAGTTTGGGAAGACCTGCGTTGTTGTCAGCCACGATATGACTAGCGCTTTTAGGATAGCTGACAGGATAGCGATTCTGTGGGGCGGTAAAGTTGTTGAGATAGGGACGCCTGAAGAAATAAAGAAGTCAGAAAACCCTGTCGTCAAACAGTTTATAAACGGTGAGCCTGATGGACCGATAACAGCGATGATGGAGCTATAA
- a CDS encoding two-component system sensor histidine kinase NtrB translates to MKGEDILFSIPFPVAITDGEGRITNVNQKFEILVNRSFKYLEGKKLSSFFRRAPDIDRKISEAFSNLVEVLGFKDGQYFLNFAPFFISSEVKGVIVVVQPAPESPFEKDIVAFLKGLSHEIRNPLSGIKGAAKCLKELKLYDEELVSVLIEETERIERLLNNVVKSFDFSVLNLKEVNIHKIIQLVVKLFEAELRESGVNVVYDFDPSLPEILLDPDRITQALINVFKNALEAVTESSRKEVRIETGYAIHPSGFIFIRVKDSGVGMSEEELANLFLPFYTTKEKGSGLGAFITNEIVRRHGGEIRVKSEKGKGTEVTILLPMKRSDGKDTNSR, encoded by the coding sequence GTGAAAGGTGAGGATATCCTCTTTTCAATCCCCTTCCCGGTTGCCATAACCGACGGGGAGGGGAGGATTACTAACGTCAACCAGAAGTTTGAGATACTCGTAAACAGGTCGTTTAAGTACCTTGAAGGAAAGAAACTCTCTTCCTTTTTCAGGAGAGCTCCCGATATAGATAGAAAAATATCAGAGGCTTTTTCTAACCTCGTTGAAGTTTTAGGTTTTAAGGACGGCCAATACTTCTTGAACTTTGCTCCCTTTTTTATTTCCTCAGAGGTAAAAGGGGTCATAGTTGTCGTTCAGCCAGCTCCAGAGAGTCCCTTTGAGAAGGACATAGTTGCCTTCCTTAAGGGGCTTTCCCACGAGATAAGGAATCCTCTAAGTGGGATAAAGGGAGCTGCGAAGTGTTTAAAGGAGCTTAAGCTCTATGACGAGGAACTTGTGTCTGTCCTTATAGAGGAGACGGAGCGTATAGAGAGGCTGTTAAATAACGTCGTTAAGAGCTTTGACTTTTCGGTTCTGAACTTAAAAGAGGTGAATATCCATAAGATTATTCAGTTGGTCGTTAAGCTCTTTGAGGCTGAGTTGAGGGAGAGTGGCGTTAACGTTGTGTACGACTTTGACCCCTCTCTCCCGGAGATTCTACTTGACCCTGATAGAATCACTCAGGCCCTCATTAACGTCTTTAAGAATGCTCTTGAAGCAGTTACGGAGTCTTCCAGAAAGGAGGTAAGGATAGAGACAGGTTACGCTATTCATCCCTCTGGATTCATATTTATAAGGGTCAAAGATTCGGGTGTTGGTATGAGCGAGGAAGAGCTTGCCAACCTGTTTCTTCCCTTCTACACCACAAAGGAAAAGGGAAGTGGTCTTGGAGCTTTTATTACTAACGAGATAGTGAGAAGGCACGGTGGAGAGATAAGAGTAAAGAGCGAGAAAGGGAAGGGCACGGAAGTAACAATACTTTTGCCGATGAAGAGGAGTGATGGCAAGGATACTAATAGCCGATGA
- a CDS encoding sigma-54-dependent transcriptional regulator, giving the protein MARILIADDERSIRLVLRKYLQSQGHEVLEVEDGQRALEILKSSPVDVAFVDIKMPAKSGLEILDEVKEVPIVILTAYGTMDYTVSAMEKGAVDYITKPFSFEEIKEILDKVLSSHSQGVETAEASEEIVGTSRKMQEVFKLVGRVAKSDVTVLITGESGTGKELIAKAIHKYSDRKDKPFLAVNCAALPPNLLEAELFGYERGAFTGAVSSKKGLFEQANGGTLFLDEIGELPLELQAKLLRVLQEKEIRRIGGERTIKVDVRIVAATNRNLEEEVKKGNFREDLFFRLNVVTIELPPLRERREDIIPLALYFIRKFSREFKLPVKELTERAVEWLMSYEFPGNVRELENMILRAMIVSPTNVIDVEDLKPSLTSRKTPSFEEAIKNFVVEVFTLEQKEKSNLYELVVKSAEKILISEVLRFCGFNQQRAASVLGIHRNTLRRKIKEFGIEVGKD; this is encoded by the coding sequence ATGGCAAGGATACTAATAGCCGATGATGAAAGGAGCATAAGGTTAGTACTCAGGAAGTACCTCCAGTCTCAGGGGCACGAGGTTCTTGAGGTTGAGGACGGCCAGAGGGCTTTGGAGATTTTAAAGAGCTCTCCAGTTGACGTTGCCTTTGTTGACATAAAAATGCCGGCTAAGAGTGGCTTAGAGATACTGGACGAGGTTAAAGAGGTTCCCATAGTAATCCTTACCGCCTACGGGACTATGGACTACACCGTTTCTGCAATGGAAAAGGGTGCTGTTGACTACATAACAAAGCCTTTTTCCTTTGAAGAGATAAAGGAGATTCTGGATAAGGTTCTCTCTTCCCACTCTCAAGGGGTGGAAACGGCTGAGGCTTCCGAGGAGATAGTCGGAACGAGCCGTAAAATGCAGGAGGTCTTTAAACTTGTAGGTAGGGTAGCCAAGAGCGACGTTACTGTTTTAATAACCGGTGAAAGTGGCACTGGGAAAGAGCTGATAGCCAAGGCCATTCATAAGTATTCGGACAGAAAAGACAAGCCCTTCCTCGCCGTTAACTGTGCTGCTCTTCCGCCTAACCTCCTTGAGGCGGAGCTCTTTGGCTATGAGAGAGGAGCCTTCACAGGGGCAGTCTCCTCAAAGAAGGGACTTTTTGAGCAGGCAAATGGAGGGACGCTCTTCCTTGACGAGATAGGGGAGCTCCCCTTGGAACTCCAAGCAAAGCTTTTAAGGGTTCTTCAAGAGAAGGAAATTCGCAGAATTGGCGGGGAAAGAACCATAAAAGTTGACGTAAGGATAGTTGCGGCAACAAACAGAAACCTTGAGGAAGAGGTCAAGAAAGGAAACTTTAGAGAAGACCTTTTCTTCCGGCTTAACGTAGTAACGATAGAGCTCCCCCCTCTTAGAGAGAGGAGGGAGGACATCATACCCCTTGCGCTCTACTTTATCAGGAAGTTTTCAAGGGAGTTCAAGCTGCCGGTTAAGGAGCTTACAGAGAGGGCAGTTGAATGGCTCATGAGCTACGAGTTTCCGGGAAACGTAAGGGAGCTTGAAAACATGATACTGAGGGCTATGATTGTTTCTCCTACTAACGTTATAGACGTTGAGGACCTTAAACCTTCTCTAACTTCCCGAAAGACTCCCTCCTTTGAGGAGGCGATAAAGAACTTTGTCGTTGAAGTTTTTACCTTGGAGCAGAAAGAAAAGAGCAACCTTTACGAGCTCGTTGTAAAGAGTGCAGAGAAGATACTGATTTCGGAAGTACTACGTTTCTGTGGCTTTAACCAGCAAAGGGCAGCTTCTGTTCTCGGCATCCACAGGAACACTCTTAGGAGGAAGATAAAGGAGTTCGGAATAGAAGTGGGAAAGGATTGA
- the rlmB gene encoding 23S rRNA (guanosine(2251)-2'-O)-methyltransferase RlmB, giving the protein MVIYGVNPVAEAVRAGYPILKVFIEEGFKDREKVLPLLKKRGVKVVKAGKKKLLALAKTEKHQGIVAVVSPVEPADFGELLDMTISTNGCLLFLDRIEDPHNLGAIFRSADAFGVTGIVLPKDRSASITETVVKASTGAVFYVPFAVVGSFVNALREFKEAGGWLIGLEAGGKSVASYQFPFPLGLVAGSEGKGISRSALKQLDDVVSIPMRGHVNSLNVSNAVAIGLYLVSQQQGT; this is encoded by the coding sequence ATGGTTATATACGGCGTTAACCCTGTAGCTGAGGCGGTAAGGGCTGGATATCCCATCCTTAAGGTTTTTATTGAGGAAGGTTTTAAGGACAGGGAAAAGGTTCTTCCCCTCCTTAAAAAGAGGGGCGTTAAGGTTGTAAAGGCCGGTAAGAAGAAACTATTGGCCTTGGCAAAGACTGAAAAGCATCAGGGAATAGTTGCTGTTGTCTCCCCAGTAGAGCCTGCAGACTTTGGGGAGCTCCTTGACATGACGATTTCAACTAATGGCTGTCTCCTCTTCCTTGACAGGATAGAGGACCCCCACAACCTTGGGGCAATCTTCCGCTCTGCCGACGCCTTTGGAGTTACTGGAATTGTCCTACCGAAGGATAGGAGTGCCAGCATTACAGAAACCGTCGTTAAGGCATCAACGGGAGCTGTTTTCTATGTTCCCTTTGCCGTTGTTGGGAGTTTTGTCAACGCCCTTAGGGAGTTTAAGGAGGCAGGGGGCTGGCTCATTGGACTTGAGGCCGGTGGGAAGAGCGTAGCTTCCTACCAGTTCCCTTTTCCCCTCGGGCTTGTAGCCGGTTCTGAAGGAAAGGGAATTTCAAGGAGCGCCCTAAAACAGCTTGATGATGTTGTCTCTATTCCAATGAGGGGACACGTTAATTCCCTCAACGTCTCTAATGCTGTAGCGATAGGATTATATTTAGTATCCCAACAACAAGGCACTTGA
- a CDS encoding ATP-binding protein: protein MEDIEVRIEDLISDADGNYAYLTFGGHLYTPFFLETIDREKCQNCERCLQMCDTRGIDDDGNVVPAFPEICSGCMHCVNACPSQSVKVRPIPLQEMIKRVKARMKNK, encoded by the coding sequence TTGGAGGATATAGAGGTTAGGATAGAGGACCTGATTTCTGATGCTGATGGTAACTACGCCTACCTTACGTTTGGTGGTCACCTTTATACTCCTTTTTTCCTTGAAACGATAGATAGGGAAAAGTGTCAGAACTGTGAACGTTGCCTACAGATGTGCGATACCCGTGGAATTGATGATGACGGTAACGTTGTTCCGGCCTTTCCTGAAATCTGTAGCGGCTGTATGCACTGCGTAAATGCTTGTCCTTCACAGAGCGTAAAAGTGCGTCCCATTCCCCTTCAGGAAATGATAAAGAGAGTAAAAGCACGGATGAAAAACAAGTAA
- the gspG gene encoding type II secretion system major pseudopilin GspG — MKKLRAGFTLIELMIVIVILGLLAALVAPKFLKSGEEAKVTTTQVQMKNVEQALKLYKLHNSVYPTTEQGLKALVEKPETEPVPKNWKGPYMDEVPKDAWGNEFIYISDGKHFTLISPGPDGEEGTEDDIKVSK, encoded by the coding sequence ATGAAAAAGCTTAGGGCTGGTTTCACTCTCATAGAGCTCATGATTGTAATCGTTATACTCGGTCTCCTCGCTGCTTTGGTCGCTCCAAAGTTCTTAAAGAGTGGAGAGGAAGCAAAGGTTACGACGACTCAGGTTCAGATGAAGAACGTTGAACAGGCGTTAAAGCTCTATAAACTTCACAACTCCGTTTACCCTACGACTGAGCAGGGCTTAAAAGCACTTGTTGAAAAGCCTGAAACGGAGCCCGTTCCCAAGAACTGGAAAGGGCCTTACATGGATGAAGTCCCGAAGGACGCTTGGGGCAACGAGTTTATTTACATTTCTGATGGCAAACATTTTACCCTTATCTCTCCCGGCCCTGACGGTGAAGAGGGAACAGAGGACGACATAAAGGTGAGCAAGTAA
- a CDS encoding MlaD family protein — protein sequence MGKLTLEAKVGAFVILSFIGIGVIATTLEPLKFRGERADQRYFLTFKNVAGLEKDAPVRIAGVTVGKVSSVNMKDGKAIVEIVFFKPVKLYANAKARIETMGLMGEKYIELDPGSPEAPELPPGSKLENTQASVSMDEVMTSLNELIAKFNGALLTPDGKNRLAILMERITQLSESVDRAVNNINSLIEENRKSIGEIVKNLLALSSVLKEELPQVMDNVNTLTSQLSEIALENREDIRKTVINLKLLAERVPKIVERIDGLVIGVERLLNEQNLQNIDEAVENMKEISAELRELLAKVNKGEGTVGKLFNDEELYNSLSKTAKTLGKLADKFEETRTYIGFRGDVNLRTGDSRGVFSLKIVPSADHYYLLEVVGDSQGKLDRKTYYINYGSSVEKREELETDYRTEFTLQYARVFEDRWIHPGGKFVLRGGLKESTGGVGLDYLYSDRLTFFSDLWDTGRKDKNGEDIEPHLRVGIKYRLGDNWFIYGGGDELLYSKWRGFFVGAGVMFGDDDIKYLLGSLPGGIK from the coding sequence ATGGGGAAGCTAACATTAGAGGCCAAAGTAGGGGCGTTTGTCATTCTGAGTTTTATAGGGATTGGCGTTATAGCTACAACTCTTGAACCTTTAAAGTTCAGAGGAGAAAGAGCTGACCAGCGTTATTTCCTTACGTTTAAAAACGTTGCAGGTCTTGAAAAGGACGCTCCCGTAAGGATTGCTGGCGTAACTGTTGGAAAGGTTTCAAGCGTAAATATGAAGGATGGAAAGGCAATAGTTGAAATCGTCTTCTTTAAACCTGTCAAGCTTTACGCCAACGCTAAAGCCCGTATAGAAACTATGGGACTGATGGGAGAGAAGTACATTGAGCTTGACCCCGGAAGTCCTGAAGCCCCAGAACTCCCGCCCGGCTCAAAGCTGGAGAATACGCAGGCTTCGGTCTCAATGGATGAGGTAATGACTTCTTTAAACGAGCTCATTGCCAAGTTTAACGGAGCTCTCCTTACACCGGACGGAAAGAACAGACTTGCCATTCTTATGGAAAGGATTACCCAGCTCTCTGAAAGCGTTGATAGAGCTGTTAACAACATTAATTCTTTGATTGAAGAGAACAGGAAGTCCATTGGGGAAATCGTTAAAAACCTTCTTGCCCTCTCTTCGGTGCTGAAGGAGGAACTTCCACAAGTGATGGACAACGTCAACACCTTGACAAGTCAACTTTCAGAGATCGCCTTAGAGAACAGGGAGGATATAAGGAAGACAGTTATTAACCTTAAACTACTGGCAGAGAGAGTTCCCAAGATAGTAGAAAGAATAGATGGCCTTGTGATAGGAGTTGAAAGGCTTCTGAACGAGCAGAACCTTCAGAATATAGATGAAGCTGTTGAGAACATGAAAGAGATATCGGCGGAGCTCAGAGAGCTCTTGGCAAAGGTGAATAAAGGGGAAGGAACTGTTGGTAAGCTCTTTAACGATGAGGAGCTCTATAATAGCCTTTCAAAAACTGCCAAGACCTTAGGGAAACTTGCCGACAAGTTTGAAGAGACAAGAACCTACATTGGTTTTAGGGGAGACGTAAACTTAAGGACTGGAGACAGCAGAGGAGTCTTCTCGCTAAAAATAGTTCCTTCGGCTGACCACTACTACCTCCTTGAAGTTGTGGGTGACTCACAAGGTAAGCTTGATAGGAAAACCTACTACATTAACTACGGCAGTTCGGTTGAGAAGCGAGAGGAGTTGGAAACCGATTACAGGACCGAATTTACTTTACAGTATGCGAGGGTCTTTGAGGACAGGTGGATACATCCCGGAGGGAAGTTTGTCTTAAGGGGCGGCCTAAAAGAGAGTACCGGCGGTGTTGGACTGGACTACCTTTACAGCGATAGGCTTACCTTTTTCTCTGACCTTTGGGATACCGGCAGGAAGGATAAAAACGGCGAGGATATTGAGCCTCACCTGAGGGTAGGAATTAAGTATAGGCTTGGTGACAACTGGTTTATCTACGGCGGAGGAGATGAGCTCCTCTACAGTAAGTGGAGAGGGTTTTTCGTTGGAGCGGGAGTTATGTTTGGAGATGACGACATTAAATACCTTCTTGGGTCTCTTCCCGGAGGTATAAAGTGA
- a CDS encoding 4Fe-4S binding protein, with translation MKYPFGKDRKGRIILCQDGSPFLPQYPGGIDPSRCTGCRECVEVCPQGCIELQEIEGKQVAVLISLDFCIGDGICKMICPEDAFL, from the coding sequence ATGAAGTACCCCTTTGGTAAGGACAGGAAGGGCAGGATAATACTATGTCAGGATGGTTCTCCCTTTCTTCCTCAGTATCCCGGGGGAATAGACCCCTCCCGGTGTACTGGGTGCAGGGAGTGCGTGGAGGTATGCCCGCAAGGGTGTATAGAACTTCAGGAGATAGAAGGAAAACAGGTAGCAGTTTTAATTAGTTTGGATTTTTGCATAGGCGACGGAATATGCAAGATGATCTGTCCTGAGGATGCTTTCTTGTGA
- the hisH gene encoding imidazole glycerol phosphate synthase subunit HisH, with product MIVVIDYGMGNLRSVSKALEFVGAEVVVTDDPKKLKRASGLVLPGVGAFRDAVRNLKERGLWEGIVEEVEKGKPLLGICLGLQLLFEKSYEFGETEGFGFIEGEVVRFELPKEFKIPHMGWNQVYVKKESELLKGIREGEFFYFVHSYYVKPRSESVKLTETDYGIYFTSAVEKDNIFATQFHPEKSQKAGLKLLKNFCEIVRKS from the coding sequence GTGATAGTGGTAATAGACTACGGTATGGGAAACCTGCGTAGCGTGAGCAAGGCATTAGAGTTTGTAGGGGCAGAGGTTGTTGTTACAGACGACCCTAAGAAGCTAAAACGTGCAAGTGGGCTTGTCCTTCCCGGCGTTGGAGCTTTTAGGGATGCCGTTCGTAACCTGAAAGAAAGAGGACTTTGGGAGGGTATAGTAGAGGAGGTTGAAAAAGGAAAGCCACTCCTTGGAATCTGCCTTGGGCTTCAGCTCCTCTTTGAAAAGAGTTACGAGTTTGGAGAGACAGAGGGTTTTGGCTTTATAGAGGGGGAAGTTGTTAGGTTTGAGCTTCCAAAGGAATTTAAAATCCCCCATATGGGCTGGAATCAGGTTTACGTGAAGAAGGAGTCGGAGCTCCTAAAAGGCATAAGAGAAGGAGAGTTCTTCTACTTTGTTCACTCCTACTACGTAAAGCCCCGCAGTGAATCTGTAAAGCTTACCGAGACCGATTACGGTATTTACTTTACGTCTGCCGTTGAGAAGGACAACATTTTTGCAACCCAGTTTCATCCAGAAAAAAGTCAAAAGGCTGGCTTAAAGCTCCTAAAGAACTTCTGTGAAATTGTTAGGAAAAGCTGA